The genomic region TTCCGCCGCGATGTTTGTCAGCTCGGGTCCGACTTTGCCGCCGATGCCCGCGACGATGTGGCAGCGGACGCACATCAATTCGGCACGCTCGAAAAAGATCGCCTTGCCGCGGGTCTGATCGCCGCCGTAGAGCGTCTCGCGCCACGGATCGATCGATTCTTTCTTTGGTCGAGTCGCTTCATACTTGGCGAGCTTCTCCGTCAGCGCCGGGCTCGTTCGCGCGCCGACAGCCTCGAGCAAGTCGAGTTCAAGCTCGCGCGGCGCATTGCCGGCCAGCAGCTTGTCGAACCAAGTGGCCAAGACTTTGTCCGCCTGGGGCGCGTTAATCTTGCCGAGCGAGGCAAAGGCCCCCTGCTGCTCGACGAGCGTCCCCTTGGCAAGCGCCTCCTCGAGTCGCGGCATTGCCTCTGTTGGTCGAATTACGGCAAGGATTCGTCTAGCCTCGGTCCGTATCGCCGGATCGGTGTCCCTCAGGGCGGCGGTAATTATGTCGAACAGGCCTGGGTCGTGCAGTTGCTCAAGCGCCTGCATCGCTTGGATCCGAACCGTCGCCGGTCGGGCCGTGTCGGTCGCCATCTCCCCCAGCACGGGAACCACTTCCTTGATTGCCAACTTAGCGCCGGTCTTTGCTGCGACCTGTCGAACCCGATCGCTGCTGGTGAAGATGCCCCTGAGTTCGCGACGAAATGCATCGCCGGCAATTCTGTCATCGCGGAGCGGAGAAGGCCGCCACGCGTTCGTCACTCGATCGTGTCCCGATGGCTTCGCCCAGTCGGCCAGCATGCCTAAGGCCTCGATCCGCGCCTCGTCCGGCACATCGCTTCGCGCAGCGAAATGCGCGACCTTGGCCGCGCTGTCTGGGGTGCCCAAGCGAAAGTTCGCGTTGAGCACACGCCGCAAAAGCGCGTCCCGGCCATCGAAGTCTTTCGAGATTCTATCCTTGATCGTTGCGTCGCCGATGATCGGTCGATTGATTAGCTCGGCGAGATCTTTCAAACCCTCCGCGATGGGGACGTCGTTGATCGCCCTGGCAGCCTCCAGCACGACACGAGGATCCGGATCACGCAGTGAAACTACAATCTGGCCATCTTCGATCTGCCGCCAGGCAAGGACCGCGCCCATCCGCTCGGCCGGTGACTCGCTGCTTGCTAGACCAATAAGGTCCCTCGAATCTTTCCCGAATCGCGCGAGGGCCATAACCGCCGAGTGTCGCACCACGGGATCTCGGTCGTCATTCTCGCGGAGCATTTCGCGAATCGCTCCCAAATACGTCTTGGGGTCGTCGAACTTGCTTATGGCAATCGCGGCGAGGGATCGCACGCGAAGGCTCTCATCCTTTACCAGGGGCAGCAGCTTACCGCGGGCACGCTCGTAACGACAATCGCCGAGAGTTTTGGCAGCCTGTGCCCGCACTTCGGGGTCGGTGTCCGCGACGAGCGTCAGGAGAGGCTCCTGCGAGTCGATCCTGTCGCTGATTGACTTAGTCGGCCGCGTGCGGCCAATTTGCCCCAATGCCCAGATGGCGTGCAATCGGCTGAGCTGCTTCTGACTTGCAGTCGTCGAGCCTGTGTCGATCACCGCGCCGGCGCCGGCTGCCGAGCGGGCGACTTCCACAAGCTTCGGCACGATCTCGCCTGACTTACCCGCCAGCGCTCGCCCGGCCAACGTGAATTGCGCCTCTTGCCGCAAGCGCATGTCGGCGTGCGCCAATAGTTTTATCAGTTCATCGGTGGTGCGGCTCTCTAGCCCTTCACTGATCAGTCGCTTTGTTTCGAGTACTATCGGATCGTTCTGCTTGGCCGGCTGGAAGACCTTATACACTCGCCCCTTGCCACAGCCCTCCCAGCCTTCGACCCAATCGGTCACGCACAGAGAGCCGTCCGGGGCCCAGGCCACGTCGGTCGCCAGTATGTGCCAGAGGAACTCCCGACTATCGACCATTTCGAACGACGCGCCCTTCGGCTTGACCGCCAGCGAATGCACGCCGCTGGACCCTGCGCCCCCTCTGAAATCCACCAAGAAGAAATGCCCCTGCCACTCGCCGTCCCAGCCCGTGCCCGGATAGTAAACCAGTCCCGACGGTCCGTCGGCGATCCACGCGATTGGCGGCACGAGGTACGCCGCCTGGCCATCGAAATGCGGATACCAAAGTTTTTCTCGATTAAACGGGCCGCGGTCATTCAAATACTGATACGGCATCCGCCAGCCGTAATCGGCTCCTTCGACCAGATACGTCCAGCGGGCCCGGTCCCCGGAGTCCGAATTATTGTCGCAGGTGAATAGATTGCCGTATTCGTCGAAAGCCAGTTTCTGTGGGTTGCGCAAGCCGTAGCAAAACACTTCGACGTCCGAGCCGTCCGGATTGCAGCGGAACACGGCGCCCGTGTCGGCGTTGGCAACGACGTGGTCGCCCGACTTGACGTAAAACCCACGGTCTCCTTGCGAGTAGTACAGCTTGCCATCGGGCCCAAAGATCAGGCCGTGCAGATCGTGACC from Pirellulales bacterium harbors:
- a CDS encoding PVC-type heme-binding CxxCH protein, with the translated sequence MFRHWGGAIVLSMSIGAISAPCGRLCHAADAAKIAPSNKSGAAPTGHVYYEGPVEPPQVAEASDEGQKQIAAFKIHDGFKTSLWAAEPMVANPVCLTVDEHGRIYVGETYRIHHGVEDDRDHMDWLDDDMATKRVEQRLEMFKKHLGPKLVDYTKQDDRVRLLEDRSGGGKADHVSTFADGFNSPLQGIGAGVLARRGDVYYACIPDLWQLRDNKGTGHADVRKSLSYGYGSRVSFLGHDLHGLIFGPDGKLYYSQGDRGFYVKSGDHVVANADTGAVFRCNPDGSDVEVFCYGLRNPQKLAFDEYGNLFTCDNNSDSGDRARWTYLVEGADYGWRMPYQYLNDRGPFNREKLWYPHFDGQAAYLVPPIAWIADGPSGLVYYPGTGWDGEWQGHFFLVDFRGGAGSSGVHSLAVKPKGASFEMVDSREFLWHILATDVAWAPDGSLCVTDWVEGWEGCGKGRVYKVFQPAKQNDPIVLETKRLISEGLESRTTDELIKLLAHADMRLRQEAQFTLAGRALAGKSGEIVPKLVEVARSAAGAGAVIDTGSTTASQKQLSRLHAIWALGQIGRTRPTKSISDRIDSQEPLLTLVADTDPEVRAQAAKTLGDCRYERARGKLLPLVKDESLRVRSLAAIAISKFDDPKTYLGAIREMLRENDDRDPVVRHSAVMALARFGKDSRDLIGLASSESPAERMGAVLAWRQIEDGQIVVSLRDPDPRVVLEAARAINDVPIAEGLKDLAELINRPIIGDATIKDRISKDFDGRDALLRRVLNANFRLGTPDSAAKVAHFAARSDVPDEARIEALGMLADWAKPSGHDRVTNAWRPSPLRDDRIAGDAFRRELRGIFTSSDRVRQVAAKTGAKLAIKEVVPVLGEMATDTARPATVRIQAMQALEQLHDPGLFDIITAALRDTDPAIRTEARRILAVIRPTEAMPRLEEALAKGTLVEQQGAFASLGKINAPQADKVLATWFDKLLAGNAPRELELDLLEAVGARTSPALTEKLAKYEATRPKKESIDPWRETLYGGDQTRGKAIFFERAELMCVRCHIVAGIGGKVGPELTNIAAEKPREYLLESVVDPNKVIAKGFDTAVLTLDDGRTVAGIVKAEDAKELTLMTPEAKLITVDKSKIDDRSRGKSAMPQDVAKPLSKAELRDLIEYLSSLK